In Oryza sativa Japonica Group chromosome 11, ASM3414082v1, the following are encoded in one genomic region:
- the LOC107277318 gene encoding uncharacterized protein, whose product MDSVGAIVKVVQAISKAVSTARRNAASCKELAERAQQVAKILPDSNSKAVARGDATAANILRRLRGALDDALQLVESCQSGGGCLSWPLMLVTGDGLAAKFADVNARISNCLVDLQAANGVRIEEKIDRQAANGSRIEKKLDKLAVAAGSRDQPNQRRANNSSQREIFNTGKNGNNNGGWNKGGGQQQNGGKGGKRRRGKKAAGPPPPPQQPQFRPRAGAGGGVPFYPSMEEDPTSCSVM is encoded by the exons ATGGACTCGGTGGGCGCGATCGTGAAAGTGGTGCAGGCGATCTCGAAGGCGGTGAGCACGGCTCGCCGGAACGCGGCGAGCTGCAAGGAGCTCGCCGAGCGCGCCCAGCAGGTCGCCAAGATCCTACCGGACTCCAACTCCAAGGCGGTGGCGaggggcgacgcgacggcggcgaacatCCTGCGCCGGCTCAGGGGCGCCCTCGACGACGCGCTCCAGCTTGTCGAGTCCtgccagagcggcggcggctgcctgTCCTGGCCGCTCATGCTCGTCACCGGCGACGGGCTCGCCGCCAAGTTCGCCGACGTCAACGCCAGGATCAGCAACTGCCTCGTCGACCTCCAGGCCGCCAATGGCGTCCGCATCGAGGAGAAGATCGACCGCCAGGCCGCGAACGGCAGCCGCATCGAGAAGAAGCTCGacaagctcgccgtcgccgctggctCTCGCGATCAACCTAATCAACGCCGCGCAAACAACTCA TCGCAGCGGGAGATCTTCAACACCGGCAAGAACGGCAACAACAATGGTGGATGGAACAAGGGCGGCGGGCAGCAGCAGAACGGAGGGAAGGGAGGCAAACGGAGGAGAGGCAAGAAGgcggccgggccgccgccgccgccgcagcagccgcagTTTCgcccccgcgccggcgccggcggcggcgtcccatTCTACCCCTCGATGGAGGAGGATCCCACCTCCTGCTCCGTGATGTGA